Proteins found in one Miscanthus floridulus cultivar M001 chromosome 4, ASM1932011v1, whole genome shotgun sequence genomic segment:
- the LOC136550025 gene encoding ankyrin repeat-containing protein At5g02620-like, whose protein sequence is MEKQSSTRHGALEKLKSFRGIEKQRSFKFLSMEKQQSFKRNKDSPGKRGDTELHLAARAGSVAHVQRILAECDPELVVELAARQNQDGETALYVSAEKGHVEVVCEILKASDVQSAGLKASNSFDAFHIAAKQGHLDVLKELLQAFPSLAMTTNSVNATALDTAATQGHIDIVNLLLETDASLARIARNNGKTVLHSAARMGHVEVVTALLNKDPRIGFRTDKKGQTALHMASKGQNAEILLELLKPDVSVIHVEDGKGNRPLHVATRKGNTIMVQTLISVEGIEINVANRAGETAFAIAEKQGNEELINILREVGGETAKEQVNPPNPAKQLKQTVSDIRHDVQSQIKQTRQTKMQFQKIKKRIQKLHIGGLNNAINSNTVVAVLIATVAFAAIFQLPGNFLEDMTQAPDPDMTLGQALIASDPAFIIFLVFDALALFISLAVVVVQTSLIVVEQKAKKKMVFVINKLMWLACLCISAAFIALTYVVVGRDDEWLAWCTMAIGTVIMVATLGSMCYCIVAHRMEEKSMRKIRRNSTSQSFSISIDSETELMNSEYKKMYAL, encoded by the exons ATGGAGAAGCAATCCAGCACCCGGCATGGTGCCCTAGAGAAATTGAAGAGCTTCCGGGGGATAGAGAAGCAGAGAAGCTTCAAGTTTTTGTCCATGGAGAAGCAGCAGAGCTTCAAAAGGAACAAGGACAGCCCTGGGAAGCGGGGTGACACCGAGCTCCACCTTGCGGCGCGGGCTGGCAGTGTTGCACATGTCCAGAGGATCCTTGCGGAGTGTGATCcagagctggtggtggagttAGCTGCCCGCCAGAATCAGGACGGTGAGACTGCGTTGTATGTGTCTGCTGAGAAGGGGCATGTTGAAGTTGTGTGTGAGATTTTGAAGGCTTCTGATGTGCAGTCAGCCGGACTCAAGGCCAGTAACAGCTTCGATGCATTCCATATTGCGGCAAAGCAGGGCCATTTGG ATGTCTTGAAGGAGCTGTTACAGGCCTTTCCCTCATTAGCAATGACAACAAATTCTGTAAATGCCACAGCTTTGGACACTGCTGCAACTCAGGGCCACATTGACATTGTTAATCTTCTGCTAGAAACAGATGCAAGCCTTGCTAGGATTGCAAGAAATAATGGCAAGACAGTTTTGCATTCAGCAGCAAGAATGGGCCATGTGGAGGTGGTCACTGCACTGTTAAATAAGGATCCACGGATTGGTTTCAGAACAGATAAGAAGGGACAAACAGCTCTACACATGGCTTCAAAAGGCCAAAATGCAGAAATTCTGCTCGAGTTGTTGAAGCCTGATGTCTCAGTTATCCATGTAGAAGACGGCAAGGGGAATAGACCATTGCATGTTGCAACTCGGAAGGGAAACACCATT ATGGTTCAGACCCTAATATCAGTTGAGGGGATTGAAATCAATGTGGCTAATAGAGCTGGAGAGACTGCTTTTGCTATTGCCGAGAAACAAGGTAATGAAGAGCTCATTAACATCCTGAGGGAGGTTGGTGGAGAAACTGCAAAAGAGCAAGTAAATCCTCCTAATCCAGCAAAGCAGCTTAAGCAGACAGTCAGCGATATCAGGCATGATGTTCAATCACAGATCAAGCAAACACGCCAGACCAAGATGCAATTCCAAAAAATCAAGAAGAGAATTCAAAAGCTCCACATTGGTGGGCTAAACAACGCCATTAACTCCAACACTGTTGTTGCGGTGCTTATTGCCACCGTTGCCTTTGCCGCCATATTCCAACTCCCTGGTAATTTTCTGGAGGATATGACTCAAGCACCTGATCCAGACATGACCTTGGGGCAAGCATTGATAGCCAGTGATCCAGCCTTTATAATCTTCTTGGTTTTTGACGCTTTGGCTCTCTTTATCTCACTTGCTGTCGTAGTAGTCCAGACATCTCTAATTGTTGTTGAGCAGAAGGCCAAGAAGAAGATGGTCTTTGTGATAAACAAGTTGATGTGGCTTGCATGCCTCTGCATCTCGGCAGCCTTCATAGCACTAACCTATGTTGTTGTGGGTCGAGATGATGAATGGCTGGCTTGGTGTACAATGGCAATTGGCACTGTTATCATGGTGGCCACTCTCGGTTCCATGTGCTATTGCATTGTTGCTCACAGGATGGAAGAGAAGAGCATGAGGAAGATCAGGAGGAACTCCACGAGCCAGTCATTTTCCATATCAATTGACTCGGAAACGGAGCTGATGAACAGTGAGTACAAGAAGATGTATGCCCTTTAG